The Methanocella arvoryzae MRE50 genome includes a region encoding these proteins:
- a CDS encoding radical SAM/SPASM domain-containing protein — MKTAKINNAKLHLREESDGSGLLVINASRILYLDRIGSDYVKYYIHYNSHKPLVGSIRDNVVLRVMMKYKVGKKTAEQDYDRLMNSVWGVASGNTCPFSSLDVKVRTPEYGDLKSPLRIDLALTYRCNNNCGHCYAGGPRQTKELSTKEWKQIIDKAQKFEVPNIVFTGGESLLREDLEELIAQAEKLGIVTGLITNGRLLTKERVAKLKKAGLDYTQITIESPDRTIHNAMCKVDCYDETVAGIKNSVQELFTTTNTTITRANKATILDLVPFLSKLGVKRFGLNAIIRAGRGVNADGVTYEELKELLPQVITLAEQHNMDFIWYTPTPYHKLNPVEMGLGVKSCSAARLTLAVEPDGSIIPCQSYFKPLGNAVTDEFKDVWQKELALCLRGHKYAPEKCKKCIQYPMCGGGCPLELACGF; from the coding sequence ATGAAGACCGCAAAGATCAACAACGCCAAACTGCACTTGAGAGAGGAGAGCGACGGCTCGGGGCTTTTAGTCATAAACGCCTCGCGCATACTCTACCTGGACCGTATCGGCTCCGACTACGTCAAATACTACATCCACTACAACAGCCACAAGCCCCTCGTAGGGAGCATCCGGGACAACGTCGTCCTTAGAGTGATGATGAAGTACAAGGTCGGCAAGAAGACGGCCGAACAGGACTACGATCGGCTCATGAACTCCGTCTGGGGCGTCGCCTCGGGCAACACCTGCCCCTTCTCCAGCCTTGACGTCAAAGTGAGAACGCCGGAGTACGGCGACCTGAAATCACCGCTACGCATCGACCTCGCCTTAACGTACAGGTGCAACAACAACTGCGGCCACTGCTACGCGGGCGGGCCCAGGCAGACAAAAGAGCTCTCCACGAAGGAGTGGAAGCAGATCATCGACAAGGCGCAGAAGTTCGAGGTCCCAAACATCGTCTTCACTGGCGGCGAATCCCTGCTTCGCGAAGATCTAGAAGAGTTGATAGCCCAGGCCGAGAAGCTGGGTATTGTCACCGGCCTGATCACTAACGGTAGGCTGCTCACCAAAGAGCGGGTAGCGAAGCTGAAGAAGGCGGGGCTGGACTACACCCAGATCACCATAGAGTCCCCGGACAGGACGATCCACAACGCCATGTGCAAAGTGGACTGCTACGACGAGACGGTGGCGGGAATCAAGAACTCAGTACAGGAACTGTTCACCACCACCAATACGACGATTACCCGGGCCAACAAGGCGACCATACTCGATCTGGTGCCTTTCCTCTCTAAGCTGGGAGTAAAGCGCTTCGGCCTGAACGCCATTATCAGGGCCGGAAGAGGTGTGAATGCGGACGGCGTCACCTACGAGGAGCTGAAAGAGCTGCTGCCGCAGGTGATCACCCTCGCCGAACAGCACAACATGGACTTCATCTGGTACACCCCCACCCCGTACCACAAGCTCAACCCGGTAGAGATGGGCCTCGGCGTCAAATCCTGCAGCGCCGCCAGACTGACGCTCGCAGTCGAGCCCGACGGCAGCATCATACCCTGCCAGTCCTACTTTAAGCCGTTAGGTAATGCGGTGACAGACGAATTCAAGGACGTCTGGCAAAAAGAATTAGCCCTGTGCCTCAGGGGACACAAGTACGCCCCCGAGAAGTGCAAGAAGTGCATCCAGTACCCCATGTGCGGCGGCGGGTGTCCGCTCGAACTCGCCTGCGGGTTCTGA
- a CDS encoding 4Fe-4S dicluster domain-containing protein → MASSELQAVKAAIHDIASFYGLEVVGFLRLDQARTTIPAHEMDLLRGVKWSDGEVSLSNVKNPLEIMPTAKTMVILGKRLLDDKKDIYYRVSDSYSASIETMLLDVASLKVIQALEDADFQVAEYTSYYLKVWAVLAGFGWIGKSRMFVHKNHGPRLRLKAVLTDADIGDIAEVIPDKSCGDCRECIDACPVGAIKETEVDRKLCGACKLNHRRVSENALSYCTQCTAACPIGIGKK, encoded by the coding sequence ATGGCCTCCTCCGAACTTCAGGCAGTGAAAGCCGCCATCCACGACATCGCCTCTTTCTACGGCTTAGAGGTCGTCGGCTTCCTGCGCCTCGATCAGGCCAGGACGACGATACCTGCGCACGAGATGGATTTGCTCAGGGGCGTCAAGTGGTCTGACGGCGAGGTCAGCCTCTCCAACGTTAAAAACCCGCTGGAGATCATGCCCACGGCTAAGACGATGGTCATTCTGGGAAAGCGCCTGCTGGACGATAAAAAGGATATATACTACCGGGTATCCGACAGCTATTCGGCGTCGATCGAGACCATGCTGCTCGACGTCGCTTCGCTTAAAGTCATCCAGGCACTGGAAGACGCTGATTTCCAGGTCGCCGAGTACACTTCTTACTATCTCAAGGTATGGGCCGTCCTCGCCGGCTTCGGGTGGATCGGCAAGTCCCGCATGTTCGTCCATAAAAACCACGGGCCCCGGCTCCGTTTAAAGGCAGTCCTCACCGACGCCGACATCGGAGACATAGCTGAAGTCATCCCCGACAAGAGCTGCGGGGACTGCCGGGAATGCATCGACGCCTGCCCCGTCGGAGCCATAAAAGAGACCGAGGTCGATCGGAAATTATGCGGCGCCTGCAAGCTCAACCACAGGCGAGTTTCGGAGAATGCCCTGTCTTATTGTACTCAGTGCACCGCCGCCTGCCCTATCGGCATCGGCAAAAAATAA